A section of the Streptomyces sp. Je 1-369 genome encodes:
- a CDS encoding MFS transporter, protein MSQTRTSAVQDANARHRGGGGTTKAVGERALAPLWWVWLAAWPVTAVFVLSNAATPLYVLWQRDIGFSKGTLTLVFAFYIVGLIGSLLVSGVVSDRVGRKPVLVPALVLALLACLIFATAASVAALIVARLFTGIAVGAVVSAGMAAVTDVAGPERKRIAALLASCAMVFGAGLGPLLAGVLSEVAPGPTVTVFVVEAVLLFTALLAVWRMPVTRPAVVRKGSWVRVPGVPKGDGRQLSLGIAVFAPGITATSFVLSLGPSLLSGLLGTTSRVVAGAMAFVMFLAATAVQFAVQRLARRTILTVGAVSTTLSMITLIVAVHTSSVAVLIASALLAGAGQGMGQLGGLSLLNSTVPTRRLAEANAALNVGGYIPAGILPVSAGYLSDAVGLTNGATIFGVALMGLAVVGGLVALATRRRPV, encoded by the coding sequence ATGTCCCAGACCCGGACCTCCGCCGTTCAAGATGCCAATGCGAGGCATCGGGGCGGCGGCGGCACGACGAAGGCCGTCGGCGAGCGGGCCCTCGCACCGCTGTGGTGGGTGTGGCTGGCGGCCTGGCCGGTGACGGCGGTGTTCGTGCTGTCGAACGCGGCGACGCCCCTCTACGTGCTGTGGCAGCGGGACATCGGGTTCTCCAAGGGGACGCTGACCCTGGTCTTCGCGTTCTACATCGTAGGGTTGATCGGGTCATTGCTGGTGTCTGGGGTGGTATCGGACCGGGTGGGGCGCAAGCCGGTACTGGTCCCGGCGCTGGTACTGGCGCTACTGGCGTGCTTGATCTTCGCGACGGCGGCGAGCGTGGCGGCGTTGATCGTGGCGCGGTTGTTCACCGGTATCGCGGTGGGTGCGGTCGTCTCGGCGGGCATGGCCGCCGTGACGGACGTGGCGGGTCCGGAGCGCAAGCGGATCGCCGCCTTGCTCGCCTCGTGCGCGATGGTCTTCGGAGCGGGACTCGGCCCACTGCTGGCCGGGGTGCTGTCCGAGGTGGCGCCCGGACCGACCGTCACCGTCTTCGTGGTCGAGGCGGTGCTGCTGTTCACCGCGCTGCTGGCGGTGTGGCGGATGCCGGTGACCCGGCCCGCGGTGGTGAGGAAGGGGTCCTGGGTGCGGGTGCCGGGCGTACCGAAGGGCGACGGCCGTCAGCTGTCCCTGGGAATCGCGGTGTTCGCGCCGGGCATCACCGCGACGTCGTTCGTGCTGTCGTTGGGCCCCTCGCTCCTGTCGGGGCTGCTCGGCACCACCAGTCGGGTGGTGGCCGGGGCGATGGCGTTCGTGATGTTCCTGGCGGCCACGGCAGTGCAGTTCGCGGTACAGCGCCTCGCGCGGCGCACCATCCTGACGGTCGGCGCGGTGAGCACCACACTGAGCATGATCACGCTGATCGTCGCGGTCCACACGTCGTCGGTGGCGGTGCTGATCGCCTCCGCTCTGCTGGCCGGTGCCGGTCAGGGAATGGGGCAGCTGGGCGGCCTGTCGCTGCTGAACTCCACTGTGCCGACGCGGCGCTTGGCGGAGGCCAATGCGGCGCTGAACGTGGGGGGTTACATCCCTGCGGGCATCCTGCCGGTGTCGGCGGGCTACCTGAGCGACGCGGTGGGTTTGACCAACGGTGCCACGATCTTCGGCGTCGCGCTGATGGGCCTCGCGGTCGTCGGCGGCCTGGTGGCCCTGGCCACCCGACGCCGACCGGTCTGA